In the Clostridium cellulovorans 743B genome, AAAATCTTCTTTCCAAGTATTTCATCCCCTTTTAAATTGGAGACATTAACCATCCTCATATAAAATCCTCCAAATTAATCGTCCATTTGTAATCGATGTAAAAACTCCATTTATATACCTCTTACTGTTAAAAACACCCAAAATCACTACAGAGCCAAATATCTTAATATATATGTTCAGATAAATAAACTACGCTTTTAAAGTTACAGTATATTAATTGATGTAGGAACCTTCTTAAAACTCATATACTTATAGAATTCCTAAATATCATCTTTATTTATTCACTAAGTTAATGTTTTTAACAAAATGTTGAAGTAATCAATAAATTTCTTTTTGAAATAATCTACGAAAACAAAATACAATAATAAGTATATTTCCCAATTTTTATACATTATTGCCGAATTAAAGATAAAACTACACAATTGATAATTTATTCTATGGAATAATTGTTGATTTATGATATCATGATCTAAAGAATACTATGAATTATATATTTTTATAATTTAGACTTGTGATAAAGACAAAACTAGCTATTATGAACGGAGGATTTACGTGAACAAAACATTTGATTTTAACTTTATTGACGGTATTATTGATGGTCTCGGATGCAAAGAAAGCTCAATTGTCCATCTCTTACAAAGTATACAAAACCACTATGGTTTTCTACCTAAAGAAGTTTTTTCATATCTCTCGCAGAAACTTGATATAAGTGAAGCAAGAATCTATAGTGTAGCCACCTTCTATAAGAATTTTTCCCTAGACCCCAAGGGGAAATATATTATAAAGGTTTGTGATGGCACTGCTTGTCATGTTAAAAAGTCCATTCCTGTTTTAGACAGACTACGTAAGGAATTAAATCTGTCAGAAGTAAAACTTACAACAGATGACCTATTATTTACCGTAGAAACAGTACATTGCCTTGGTGCATGTGGCCGAGCTCCCGTATTAATGGTTAATAATAAAGTATATCCTTCTATGACACCGGATAAAGCTATTGAACTTGTAAAAAATTTAAGCGTGGAATAAAAATCCCACGCTTAAACTATAATTTCTTTTTCAATTCTGACATTATATTTGTAAATTCCTCATCTTCGTCAAATACAGAAGTCCCTTTAAGGTCTGCATCTCTGACACTAGTACTATATGGAATAGTATAGATAATAGGAATACTTAATTTATCTTCAATAATTTTTTTCTCTATCTCATCCTTTACTTTATTCAAAATTGCCACATTATTCTTTATTCCTATATCCTTAGATAACTTATTTATTCTTTCTGCAGTTTCAACAGAACGTAGATTTGGTTCTACAACAGTTATAAGCACATCTATATTTTCTGTAGTCCCTCTTCCTAGATGCTCAATTCCAGCTTCCATATCCATTATTAAGGTATACTCCGATTCGTTTATGTAGTGTTTCAATATTTTTTTAACAAGCGTATTCTCAGCGCAGAAACATCCACTACCTCCTTGTTTAATTGATCCAGCTACTAAAAGCTTCACACCATCATTACACTGAACCCCAAATCTATCTAAAATATCATCTACGGTAAAGTTCAATTTAAACATTTGACCTTCTCCACTGCTTGGCTTTATACCCATCTTTTCTTCGATTAACTCTTCTATTTCAGACAATGGTTTCACATCACCTTGACCTCCACCAAGAGTAGTTATTAAATTTGGAGAGGAGTCTGTATCTAAAGCAATAACCTTTTCTCCTTCCCTAGAAAAAATTCTAGCGATACCTGCAGAAATAGTTGTCTTACCTACTCCACCTTTTCCCGAAATAGCTATTTTCATATTTTTACCCTCCTAAACTTCAACATAGCTTCATTTTTCTTACATTCTTCACATAAATCAAAATCTGTTTTATTAGAATAATCCTTTTGTAATTTCTCTATAATCTTCTTAGTACTAAAGAATTTTCCACATTCCTTACACTTTTTTAACTCAATTGATGTATTAAAATATTCAATATATCTAGTGGAGTCTTCATCTTTAACTTTTATAGTTCCAATAGGACAAATTTCAGCACAAGCCCCACACCCAATACAAACCTCTGAATCAATAAAAAAAGGTGTACCTACTCTAGTTTTATAGCCTCTTCCTATAAAACTTATGGCTTCAATTCCCATCTTTTCCTTACATACTCGAATACACTTACCACAATATAAGAGACACTGATAATTATCACTTTCAAATCTACTTTTTGTAACTCCTATTTTCTGAAATTTCTCTTTTAATTCTTTTGAATCTGGAATTCTTGCAAGTAACAGCTCAGCAATTAATTTTCTTTTTTCTACTATCTCTTCAGTTGACGTAGTAATTATCATACCATCTTCCAAATATCTAGTACAAGCAGTATCTAGCTTTTTACGTCCATTCTTTTCAACCTCCACAATACATAATCTACAACCACCATATGCTTCTAGCCCATGATGATGACATAAGGTTGGAATCTCAATATTCAATTTAACTGCTAATGCTAAAATAGTTTCCTTTTTTTCCACTATAACTTCTCGTCTATCAATAGTTACTTTCATTCTATCACTCCTGATTCATCTATAGCTCTACTAGCAATTATGTTACTTAACCTTGCTGCAAAACACTTAAAAATCTTTCAGTTGCAGCTTCTTTTTTCTTATTAGCTAGT is a window encoding:
- a CDS encoding complex I 24 kDa subunit family protein; the protein is MNKTFDFNFIDGIIDGLGCKESSIVHLLQSIQNHYGFLPKEVFSYLSQKLDISEARIYSVATFYKNFSLDPKGKYIIKVCDGTACHVKKSIPVLDRLRKELNLSEVKLTTDDLLFTVETVHCLGACGRAPVLMVNNKVYPSMTPDKAIELVKNLSVE
- a CDS encoding ArsA-related P-loop ATPase, which gives rise to MKIAISGKGGVGKTTISAGIARIFSREGEKVIALDTDSSPNLITTLGGGQGDVKPLSEIEELIEEKMGIKPSSGEGQMFKLNFTVDDILDRFGVQCNDGVKLLVAGSIKQGGSGCFCAENTLVKKILKHYINESEYTLIMDMEAGIEHLGRGTTENIDVLITVVEPNLRSVETAERINKLSKDIGIKNNVAILNKVKDEIEKKIIEDKLSIPIIYTIPYSTSVRDADLKGTSVFDEDEEFTNIMSELKKKL
- a CDS encoding 2Fe-2S iron-sulfur cluster-binding protein; this encodes MKVTIDRREVIVEKKETILALAVKLNIEIPTLCHHHGLEAYGGCRLCIVEVEKNGRKKLDTACTRYLEDGMIITTSTEEIVEKRKLIAELLLARIPDSKELKEKFQKIGVTKSRFESDNYQCLLYCGKCIRVCKEKMGIEAISFIGRGYKTRVGTPFFIDSEVCIGCGACAEICPIGTIKVKDEDSTRYIEYFNTSIELKKCKECGKFFSTKKIIEKLQKDYSNKTDFDLCEECKKNEAMLKFRRVKI